A region from the Camelus ferus isolate YT-003-E chromosome 1, BCGSAC_Cfer_1.0, whole genome shotgun sequence genome encodes:
- the COL6A2 gene encoding collagen alpha-2(VI) chain isoform X2: MGAAKMLRGPCSALLLWGLLGALHAQQQEVIAPTTSDRNSCPEKADCPIHVYFVLDTSESVTMQSPTDSLLYHMQQFVLQFISQLQDELYLDQVALSWRYGGLHFSDLVEVFSPPGSDRASFTKSLQSISSFRRGTFTDCMLANMTREVRQHVGKGVVNFAVVITDGHVTGSPCGGIKLQAERAREEGIRLFAVPPNMQVNEQGLRDIANTPHELYRNNYATMRPDSTEIDQDTINRIIKVMKHEAYGECYKVSCLEIPGPPGPKGYRGQKGAKGNMGEPGEPGQKGRQGDPGIEGPIGFPGPKGVPGFKGEKGEFGADGRKGAPGLAGKNGTDGQKGKLGRIGPPGCKGDPGDRGPDGYVGEAGSPGERGDQGAKGDAGRPGRRGPPGESGAKGSKGYQGNNGSPGSPGVKGAKGGPGPRGPKGEPGRRGDPGTKGGPGSNGPKGEKGDPGPEGPRGLAGEVGNKGAKGDRGLPGPRGPQGALGEPGKQGSRGDPGDAGPRGDSGQPGPKGDPGRPGFSYPGPRGAPGDKGEPGPRGPEGGRGDFGSKGQPGRKGQKGEPADPGPPGEPGPRGQRGAPGPEGEPGPPGDPGLTECDVMTYVRETCGCCDCEKRCGALDVVFVIDSSESIGYTNFTLEKNFVINVVNRLGAIAKDPKSETGTRVGVVQYSHEGTFEAIQLDDERIDSLSSFKEAVKNLEWIAGGTWTPSALKFAYNQLIKESRRQKTRVFAVVLTDGRHDPRDDDLNLRALCNHDVTVTAIGIGDMFHEKHESENLYSIACDNPQQVRNMTLFSDLVAEKFIDDMEDVLCPDPQIVCPDLPCQTDGPRPGGEPPVTFLRTEEGPDASFPRTIPLIQQLLNATELTQDPAAYSRLVAVLVYTAERAKFATGGERQDWMDLFIDTFKLVHRDIVGDPETALALC, translated from the exons AGAAGGCCGACTGCCCGATCCACGTGTATTTCGTGCTGGACACGTCGGAGAGCGTCACCATGCAGTCCCCCACCGACAGCCTGCTCTACCACATGCAGCAGTTTGTGCTGCAGTTCATCAGCCAGCTGCAGGATGAGCTCTACCTGGACCAGGTGGCCCTGAGCTGGCGCTACGGAGGCCTGCACTTCTCCGACCTGGTGGAGGTGTTCAGCCCGCCGGGCAGTGACCGGGCCTCCTTCACCAAGAGCCTGCAGAGCATCAGCTCCTTCCGCCGCGGCACCTTCACTGACTGCATGCTGGCCAACATGACCCGGGAGGTCCGGCAGCACGTGGGCAAGGGCGTGGTCAACTTCGCCGTGGTCATCACTGACGGCCACGTCACCGGCAGCCCGTGTGGGGGCATCAAGCTGCAGGCCGAGCGGGCCCGCGAGGAGGGCATCCGGCTGTTCGCGGTGCCCCCCAACATGCAGGTGAATGAGCAGGGCCTGCGGGACATCGCCAACACGCCCCACGAGCTTTACCGGAACAACTACGCCACCATGCGGCCCGACTCCACCGAGATCGACCAGGACACTATCAACCGCATCATCAAGGTCATG AAACACGAAGCGTATGGAGAG TGCTACAAGGTGAGCTGTCTGGAGATCCCAGGGCCCCCCGGGCCCAAGGGCTACCGCGGACAGAAG GGTGCCAAGGGCAACATGGGGGAGCCCGGAGAGCCTGGACAGAAGGGACGACAG GGAGACCCAGGCATCGAAGGCCCCATTGGATTTCCCGGACCCAAG GGTGTTCCTGGTTTCAAAGGAGAGAAG GGCGAGTTTGGCGCCGACGGGCGGAAG ggcGCCCCTGGCCTGGCCGGCAAGAACGGGACCGATGGACAGAAG GGCAAGTTGGGGCGCATCGGACCTCCTGGCTGCAAGGGAGACCCCGGGGACCGG GGCCCCGATGGTTACGTGGGAGaagcaggcagccctggggagcgAGGAGACCAAGGCGCCAAG GGGGACGCCGGCCGCCCAGGACGCAGAGGGCCCCCAGGGGAAAGCGGGGCAAAAGGAAGCAAG GGCTATCAAGGCAACAACGGATCCCCGGGGAGTCCCGGCGTGAAAGGAGCCAAGGGTGGGCCTGGGCCCCGAGGACCCAAAGGCGAACCC GGGCGCAGGGGAGACCCCGGAACCAAGGGTGGCCCAGGCAGCAACGGCCCCAAGGGTGAGAAG GGGGACCCTGGCCCTGAGGGGCCCCGGGGCCTGGCTGGAGAGGTTGGCAACAAAGGGGCCAAG GGAGACCGAGGCTTACCTGGACCCAGAGGCCCCCAGGGGGCTCTCGGGGAGCCTGGGAAGCAG GGATCTCGGGGAGACCCTGGTGACGCTGGTCCCCGCGGAGATTCAGGACAGCCTGGCCCTAAG GGAGACCCCGGCAGGCCTGGATTCAGCTACCCTGGACCCCGAGGAGCACCT GGAGACAAAGGCGAGCCTGGACCCCGCGGCCCCGAG GGCGGCAGAGGTGACTTTGGCTCCAAAGGACAACCTGGGAGGAAGGGCCAGAAGGGTGAGCCT GCAGATCCTGGTCCCCCTGGTGAGCCAGGCCCTCGGGGGCAGAGAGGAGCCCCAGGACCCGAG ggagagcCCGGCCCCCCGGGAGACCCTGGCCTCACG GAGTGCGACGTTATGACCTACGTGAGGGAGACTTGCGGATGCTGTG acTGTGAGAAGCGCTGCGGTGCCCTGGACGTGGTGTTCGTCATCGACAGCTCCGAGAGCATCGGCTACACCAACTTCACCCTGGAGAAGAACTTCGTCATCAACGTGGTCAATAGGCTGGGGGCCATCGCCAAGGATCCCAAGTCAGAGACGG GGACCCGCGTAGGCGTCGTGCAGTACAGCCACGAGGGCACCTTCGAGGCCATCCAGCTGGACGATGAGCGCATCGACTCACTGTCCAGCTTCAAGGAGGCCGTCAAGAACCTCGAGTGGATTGCCGGCGGCACCTGGACGCCCTCGGCCCTCAAGTTCGCCTACAACCAGCTCATCAAGGAGAGCCGGCGTCAGAAGACCCGCGTGTTCGCGGTGGTCCTCACGGATGGCCGCCATGACCCCCGGGACGACGACCTCAACCTGCGGGCCCTGTGCAACCACGACGTCACGGTGACGGCCATCGGCATCGGGGACATGTTCCACGAGAAGCATGAGAGCGAGAACCTGTACTCCATCGCCTGCGACAACCCGCAGCAGGTGCGCAACATGACGCTCTTCTCCGACCTGGTGGCCGAGAAGTTCATCGACGACATGGAGGACGTCCTGTGCCCGG ACCCCCAGATCGTGTGCCCGGACCTTCCCTGCCAAACAG ATGGACCACGGCCTGGTGGCGAGCCCCCGGTCACCTTCCTCCGCACGGAAGAGGGCCCGGATGCCTCCTTCCCCAGGACCATCCCCCTGATCCAACAGTTGCTAAACGCCACGGAGCTCACGCAGGACCCAGCCGCCTACTCCAGGCTGGTGGCCGTGCTGGTCTACACCGCGGAGAGGGCCAAGTTCGCCACAGGAGGCGAGCGGCAGGACTGGATGGATCTGTTCATTGACACCTTTAAGCTGGTGCACAGGGACATTGTGGGGGACCCTGAGACCGCGCTGGCACTCTGCTGA